From Bombyx mori chromosome 3, ASM3026992v2, the proteins below share one genomic window:
- the LOC101738792 gene encoding von Willebrand factor — MSSKSIFICLSLCYIVNEVYGQVASLCRANERFLECGCRKTCRNPAPNCRAMCITGCFCEEGQVNNDNGVCVNLADCPQAASAYKLQTTEPRFDGGKCPQNEEYKFCEPCNRTCENPFPVCPAQCARGCFCKDGLVRDKDGKCVELEQCSNLKHLKLGENYKQPIPSRVNCGPYQVYKKCGTCDKTCSNPNPVCNQACQRGCFCQEGYVKSVHGSCVKQEDCPDGS; from the exons GTCAAGTAGCCTCATTGTGCAGAGCAAACGAGCGTTTTTTGGAATGCGGCTGCCGCAAAACCTGTCGGAACCCAGCGCCGAACTGCAGAGCGATGTGCATTACCGGCTGCTTCTGCGAGGAGGGACAAGTTAACAACGACAACGGGGTCTGCGTGAACTTAGCCGACTGCCCTCAAGCCG CTTCCGCATACAAGCTGCAAACAACAGAACCACGATTCGATGGAGGAAAGTGCCCTCAAAACGAGGAGTACAAATTCTGCGAGCCCTGTAACAGGACTTGCGAGAATCCGTTCCCGGTGTGTCCAGCGCAGTGCGCCCGAGGATGTTTCTGTAAAGACGGTCTGGTGAGGGACAAAGACGGAAAATGCGTGGAATTGGAACAGTGCTCAAACTTAAAACATCTTAAGCTTGGAG AAAACTACAAACAGCCAATCCCTTCCCGCGTCAACTGCGGTCCCTATCAAGTGTACAAGAAGtgtggcacctgtgacaaaaCCTGCAGTAATCCTAACCCTGTGTGCAACCAAGCCTGCCAGAGAGGATGCTTCTGCCAAGAGGGCTATGTTAAATCTGTTCACGGAAGCTGCGTGAAACAGGAAGATTGTCCTGATGGTTCGTAG